Within Syngnathus scovelli strain Florida chromosome 22, RoL_Ssco_1.2, whole genome shotgun sequence, the genomic segment TTCCCGCTTGGCCGTGCGCTGGCTCATCACTGCTCGAGGATCATGGCCTCTTGAAAGGCTTCAATCCACCTGAAAGAAAAGAGCAGCAGGTCACAAGGAGGTTGGCGTGGATTGCGTTGCGCGCCAGGCGCGGTTTGACCTCCGTGCGGTGGGGATGTCGTCGGCTCTGAAGATGTAGAAGAGCGTATTTTTATGGTAGAGCTTGAACTGCAGCTTCTGCGCCGGCCCGTTCTTTTCCTCCCGAAGGAAGAAGCCCAGCAGCGGCTGGCTCTCCAGCGCCGCCACATCCTGAGGGAGAGGAGAAAGACCGCAATGTGGAAGCCAGAAGACGACGGCTGGCCGGGGCCGCCGGCACTTACCTCGCTGGCGGCGTACGTGTACAGGACTTTGTTCTTGATGACAAACCACAGCCGCTTCCACTGCTTCTTGTTGCCCTTGGACCTGCTCAAGTAGCCGCTCATGGAGGAGTTTTCCGTGTTGGCCGACACCTGGGAAGAGAGCCCGGCGGGTCACGCCGCTTCTTATCTTGCCTcacctctcgctcgctcgctctctctctcactcgccTCTTTTAACGCAGCTGGGATCTTTTTCTGTTTCCTGGTGAAGGAAAACGCTCCGGATTTGATGGGAGACGCCGACGACGAGGCGCGGCGGTCgtctggggaggaaaaaaaacaaaaaaagtcacatcGCCATCCAAAGACACAAAGACACATGTACTCACTGTTCTCCTGCAGTTTGGCAAAACAGTGGTCACACACGCGTGCCGGCTGGTTCTTCAAGTACTCCAGGTAATACTTGTTGGCTGAGCAGGCTTGGCACACCACCTGTGGGAACGACACGAGATGAGGCGGGCGGGTCGTGCGGCGCGGTCGAGGCGGCGCGGTCGAGGCCGCGAGGTCAGCCGCGAGGTCAGCCGCGAGGTCAGGGCACCTTCCCGCAGGCGCGACAGTGATGGCGCCGCCAGGTGAGGGTGAACTCGCAGGTGCAGATCATGCACATGGTGGCCCTCAGGTCGGGGATCCAGATGGGAGCCTTGGAACCCAAGGGGGCGCCGCTGTCTGGCGAGTCGTCGCCCTGCGCCATCACGGAGGGTCAGAGGGCAGCTTCAAAAATGccctcccgcccgcccgcccgcgagCCTCACCTCCTCCTGGCTGCGACTGGATGTGAAGCTGATCTTCTTCTTGGCGTGGTCGCGGATGGCTTTGGCGATGGCCTCCAGCCACTCGTCTCGCTCTGTCGCTGAGCTGGAGGCAGAAAAGCGGCACGCTAAAAACGCAAGCGCCTCCCTCGACGGCGTGGCGCCTCACGAGTCAGAGTCCAACTGTCGCTAACCGACCTCGCCGACAGGATGAAGGAGCGCTCCACGCTCTCGATGTTCAGCTCGTTCTGGTAGGCCTCCTGGCTGGGCTtgctgacctgcgggcgcgtccGCTCACAATCACAAGCGGCGGCACGGACGACCGTCATCTTACCTTCATGCCGGCGAGGGAGAGCACGCAGTTGAGTTTGTACTGGGCCGACTGGACGGGCGTGGTGTACATGAGCGCGTCGTTGAACTGGACGCGCACGACAGCTGAGTCAAGACAGCTCGCGAAAAGACGGCCACACCAAATGGGCACTCACCAAGAAGAACATCCGCGGCTGCATGACCTTTCTGGAGAGCTTCATGAGCGTTCCCTCCTTCAGGAACACCTGCGGGAACCCGTCGGTCGGGACTCAACTGGCGTGGTAGCGTTGCCGACGGAGAAACGAGTAGGAGGAGTGTCTTACCCTGCCCGGCTGAACGATCTCTTGGTGGCCGTTCAGACTGTACTGGATCTGCATCAGCTTCTGGAAGTTATCCTGGAAGAATGAAATGCAAACGCCACGGCGATGAGAAGGGAGACGAGAAACGTCCGGCCGAGCGCGTGGGCTGGCGTCTCACCCCTTGTTTCATGATGTCGTTGGCGTGGTTGGCCACTTCCTTGACGATGCTCAGGGCGGCTGCGCGGACGGACaaaagcgcttttttttttaagacgcaTTGGTCACGGAGCTCGCCTCCATCGTGCTGCGTTGTCTTCTCGCTCACCTTCTGTGTCCTTGTAGTCCTCAGAGTCCCGAGGCAGATTCTTCAAATAATCTAGAAAAGGGCAGAGGTGACCTTCTTGTTGctgtccactagagggcagcataAGACAAGTTCTTATGCCTAATCTTCCCGTTTGTTTTTGGAACCTTGCTGACGGTCCATGCTGCGTTGACTTTTATTGACTATTTTATTCTGTGACCGATCTAAATAAAAGCTCCGGGTTATAAGACCAGACATTTGCTTGCAGTTTCCAATTTGAAAATGTCGCTCGCCGTGGAGCCGTTGGGATGTTGCAAACGCGGAAAGGAGATTGTGTGCTCCAGAACTCACCTGTGAGCAGCAGTTGGTACTGGGGGATCCTCTGGACAGGCTTGAGCAGGTAGTGCTTGAGGGCAAGGCTGGCACATCTGGCGCTGGTCTGCAGCCAAACAACAAGCGTCAACGGGCGGGCCTGATGccagacgacgacgacgacgttaCCTCAAAGTCTTGCACCACGGCGGCAAAGCCCGGGTTTTTGCGGCAATGCTCGTCCAAAAGCGCCACGTTGTTGTCAAACTGGCGGATGTACGTGGAGTACATCTTCAGGTAGGGCCCCTTCTGCACAAAGATGTCGGCCAGGCGCTGGTGCTCGCTCCTGCAAAGCCAGGACGGTGAAGGCTCGAGTCCGATCGGGCgatcggtggtggtggtgggggggggggactttggggggggggcgagcacGTACCAGTGCGCCACTCTCTCCTCCAGCTCCCTCAGCAGGTCCTTGTTGAGCTGGTAGAGCTGAGGCAGGTAGTAGAGGACCTGGCTGAGGACGCGctcgtccaccaccggcttgccgTTCTGACGCGTGGCCTTGGCGACGGTGTCCCGAAAGTCCTGAGGCAGAAAACCCAGGCTGGGTCCAACACGGATGCACGCGTTGGAGTCGGCGCCCTCGGCCggccggagggagggagggagggagggaaggaagcgGCGAGGTCGCTGACTAAACCTTTTCGCTTCTGGCCAACTCAAACACCAGCGCGAGCGCTCGGCCGCATTTCCAAACCTTGGAGCTCTCGTGGCTCGCTTCCAAACGGCCGCCATCTTATTACGTAATCTGATTTTTGCTTTGCCGGCACACCCGCGGGACCTTCCAAAACATTCTCGAGTGGCACGTCGGCTGAATGGCCGGCCGCAGGAATGCGCAAAGCGttgcatgggtgtgtgtgtgtgtgcgtgtgtgtgcgtgcacagaGGTCAGctcagtggcaggaggaagcagctgctgcgtccgcGCGCGCGCGGAAAAGAATACGAGTTGACCCGATTTCTTGGACagaacgctcacacacacaggaTGGCACTTCAGGTCATGTGACACTTACGATGTGAAGAAGCTTGAGGACATCCACAAACCTGCAGCGGGAAAGAAAATCATTTCGCACAAATGACCCACGTCCTTTTGTTTCTGTGCACCGAGCGAGCGCATGGACTCACACTTTCTCGGAGCTCATGATCTCTTGGGCGATGTGCGCCACCTTCTTGCGCTTGCTCTCGTCCTCCAGCTGCGAGAAAGAGACCGGCATCTGGTTTGCGGTGACGGGGGGCGGGGCCGAGGTGCTCACCTGTCGGTCCGCCGGGTCCACGTGCTCCTTGCTGGAGGACGAGCTGttgtcgtcctcctcctcctcctcctcgtcccaaCTGCGGGCCCCCTCATCGTCGTCGTCCGAGTGGACGTCCCTCCTCTGCCGGTGGCTGCGCGTGGGAACATAGCACGGGTGTCAAAGAGGAGCATTGTGCGTGCCAAGGCGGCTGCAAGCACGGACACGTGTCGGCCTCTGATGTTTTCATGCGCTTCTGCTCAAGCTGAACCGTCGGAGCCCTCAGCTCTGCTCCCGGCCCAACACAAATTTTGTTTTCTGTCAACCTGGTTCCTTGGACCTGAACAAAACATCCCAAACAAATGAAGAGCAAAAGATGTGGAACAAACAAGGTCCCTCCCCAGAGGactaaaaacctttttttttcctcgtgcGTGGTTTGAAAACATGTTGCTCCTCTGCTCTCCCGTAGTGCAAAGTGTGTGAAGAGTTCACATTTTCTCTTCAAGTCAAAGAGAGgtgagagaggggaaaaaaaaaaaaaaaaagtcaagcctGGAGGTTAAACACAGAGCGAGGAAGGCCAGCCTgagtaggaggaggaggaggaggaggaggaggaggaggaggaggaggcaggcAGGGCGGCAAGCAGGCAGGCTTTTGGTTGGCGCACATTTCTTTTCCCACTTGCGGAGAGCCGTGTGGcgtttttttcaaacatttcctGCCCGGCAGGCTGAAAATAACCCACAGGAAGAGCGCGAGGCCGACCTGCAGCGCGTCGACGCGCTACCAACGTTTGACGCGCCGCTGACTCGTGCTGATGTCACCTGTCGCCGCCCGGAGAGTGTGGACCACCTGGggtggaggaggggaggggaggggaggggagggcccGGACTATGCTTAGCAGTACAGATGATTGAGAGAAGAAGTGAGCTCAGGCTCAAAattcacactgaggaaaacaaaTAGTCATTCCTACTTTTTGTGTCATTCTTGCATTGTGAAATGAAAAGCTCATGTGGACTGAATCCCACCTAAGGCCGTGGTCCTCGCCGAAGCCGTGGTAGGGGTCCTGCGCCTCGTAGACGTCCGAGTCGTCGCCGTCCTGCGACCAGCCCGGTCCGCCGCCGTGGAAGGGCAGGTTCATGTACTCCGGGATCTCCTCGTACAGAGGCACGTTCTCGTACTCGGCGCTCccgtcgtcgtcgtcgccgATGCCGACCTCGCCGATGCCGACCTCGCCGATGCAGCTGTTGGGCCGCTGCGCCCGCTTGAACTCGCCATCGGTGCCGTCCAGCGAGTGGCCTCCCTTGGCCAGCAGCTTGGGCAGCATCTTGACAGACACGCGCAGCTCCAGAAGCTTCCGGAAGGAGAGGCTCCGCTTGTTGGGCTCCACACGGGTGGCCAGGTCGGCGGCGGAGAAGGACTTGGCCCGCTGCTTGCTCCCCAAAGCCGGCGCCCGACTTTTGGGCGGCACGCTGCTCCTGGTGGGCACCTGGCGGCTGAAGAAGGTCACGCACGGCCGGGCAAAGCGCCAGGAAGCTTTCTCCTGGGGGGGTGCGGGCAGCTCCCTCATGGGGCCGTGAGGAGGCGGCGGGGGGCAGACGGAGGGAGGCGGCGGGGCGGGCAGGCTGTGCCTCTGAGGTTTCCGGGGCGGCGGCCtcgccggtcgccgctcctcagCCGATCGAGGCTTCTTGGCGTGCAGCATGGGCGGCGGGCAGCCCAGTTTGACCTGCTTGGGGAGGCTGTGGGTGACAGGATAGCGCTTGAAATCGCCGTAGccgtcttcttcctcctcctcgccgCCACCGCCGTGCTCCTCGCCCTCTCGCTCCCCCGCAAGATGAGGCTGGGAGAGCAGGCTGAGCGAATGGGAGGCGACCTTGTTCAGTCTCGCACAGGTCCGCTGCATTCTGTAGAGGCGAGGGGAAAGGGAGGTCtggcggcgaggtggcaccgggGCGCCCGCTACCGGAGCGCCCGGCTGCCCAACTGACTCCTCTCTCAGGTCGTCCAGCTCCTGAGGAGGATCCTGAGCCGCGCCTTCCACGCCGTCCTGCCTCACCAGGGCGGGCTTCTTATGCCTGCGAGGATGCGGGACGGGGAGGGGCTTACTCGGGGGCGCGGGAACCGAGGAGTCGCCCTGAAAATGGCCGCTGCACTCCGAAGGTGGACAGGAGGCAAcgatgctgcctgcaacatcacaGCCGACGGGCGCAGGCCTCGCGTCAGCTTCAGTCCCGTTCCCCTCTTTGTCCACCCTGTCCACCTGTCTCTGAGGCTTGTCCCGAGGTCTTTTGCTCACCCCCTCGCACAAACATTCCTCCGGTCCGGTGGTCGGCGTTCCTTCGAGATCCCCGTTCCTGAGCCCGTGCACGCCATTCCCCACACGTTGGCACCGGCAGCGGTCCCGCAGCCCGCAGGCGCACGTGGGAATGACATAGTCCGATTCACGCTCCGATAAAATCCCATTTGTGGTGTTGAGCAGCGAGAGGCTGTCCTCGGGAAGATCCTGCCCAGGAGGAGATAAGATAAGGTGAGCTTTGGGAAGCGGCGAGGCGGCGGGGGCGGGAGGGCCTGTGGGTTTTGGGATGCAGGGCTTCGGGGCGAGGGCCGGCTTTGTCCTCTTGAGAGTGGCGGGGGAAGGCTGGGAGGAAACGGGGGGCGTGCTGAGCGGGCCTGGTTTGGGGGCGATGGGAGGGAGTTTGGCCACGACGGGAAGTTTAGGTTTGGGAGCTAATGGAGGCTTCTTCACACCTGCATGTACACAACACAAGACAAGAGTCAAAACACGCACACGTGAACACATTATACTTCCTGCCTTTCTTAAATATCAGCAGAGGTGGAGTTACAAGCCAGGTTCAACGGGGGAGTAATGTGTGCGTCACCGTTTGAATGGAAGAGCTGGGAGTAgtgactgactgactcactgaAGCAGGGAACCCGTGGCAAAATTCCACGCAGTTACGTTGCAACTGCATCCTGCGGTGAACTTTCAAAAA encodes:
- the fgd6 gene encoding FYVE, RhoGEF and PH domain-containing protein 6 isoform X1 gives rise to the protein MSTGVKKPPLAPKPKLPVVAKLPPIAPKPGPLSTPPVSSQPSPATLKRTKPALAPKPCIPKPTGPPAPAASPLPKAHLILSPPGQDLPEDSLSLLNTTNGILSERESDYVIPTCACGLRDRCRCQRVGNGVHGLRNGDLEGTPTTGPEECLCEGVSKRPRDKPQRQVDRVDKEGNGTEADARPAPVGCDVAGSIVASCPPSECSGHFQGDSSVPAPPSKPLPVPHPRRHKKPALVRQDGVEGAAQDPPQELDDLREESVGQPGAPVAGAPVPPRRQTSLSPRLYRMQRTCARLNKVASHSLSLLSQPHLAGEREGEEHGGGGEEEEEDGYGDFKRYPVTHSLPKQVKLGCPPPMLHAKKPRSAEERRPARPPPRKPQRHSLPAPPPPSVCPPPPPHGPMRELPAPPQEKASWRFARPCVTFFSRQVPTRSSVPPKSRAPALGSKQRAKSFSAADLATRVEPNKRSLSFRKLLELRVSVKMLPKLLAKGGHSLDGTDGEFKRAQRPNSCIGEVGIGEVGIGDDDDGSAEYENVPLYEEIPEYMNLPFHGGGPGWSQDGDDSDVYEAQDPYHGFGEDHGLSHRQRRDVHSDDDDEGARSWDEEEEEEDDNSSSSSKEHVDPADRQLEDESKRKKVAHIAQEIMSSEKVFVDVLKLLHIDFRDTVAKATRQNGKPVVDERVLSQVLYYLPQLYQLNKDLLRELEERVAHWSEHQRLADIFVQKGPYLKMYSTYIRQFDNNVALLDEHCRKNPGFAAVVQDFETSARCASLALKHYLLKPVQRIPQYQLLLTDYLKNLPRDSEDYKDTEAALSIVKEVANHANDIMKQGDNFQKLMQIQYSLNGHQEIVQPGRVFLKEGTLMKLSRKVMQPRMFFLFNDALMYTTPVQSAQYKLNCVLSLAGMKVSKPSQEAYQNELNIESVERSFILSASSATERDEWLEAIAKAIRDHAKKKISFTSSRSQEEGDDSPDSGAPLGSKAPIWIPDLRATMCMICTCEFTLTWRRHHCRACGKVVCQACSANKYYLEYLKNQPARVCDHCFAKLQENSEYMCLCVFGWRCDFFCFFSSPDDRRASSSASPIKSGAFSFTRKQKKIPAALKEVSANTENSSMSGYLSRSKGNKKQWKRLWFVIKNKVLYTYAASEDVAALESQPLLGFFLREEKNGPAQKLQFKLYHKNTLFYIFRADDIPTARRWIEAFQEAMILEQ
- the fgd6 gene encoding FYVE, RhoGEF and PH domain-containing protein 6 isoform X2, encoding MSTGVKKPPLAPKPKLPVVAKLPPIAPKPGPLSTPPVSSQPSPATLKRTKPALAPKPCIPKPTGPPAPAASPLPKAHLILSPPGQDLPEDSLSLLNTTNGILSERESDYVIPTCACGLRDRCRCQRVGNGVHGLRNGDLEGTPTTGPEECLCEGVSKRPRDKPQRQVDRVDKEGNGTEADARPAPVGCDVAGSIVASCPPSECSGHFQGDSSVPAPPSKPLPVPHPRRHKKPALVRQDGVEGAAQDPPQELDDLREESVGQPGAPVAGAPVPPRRQTSLSPRLYRMQRTCARLNKVASHSLSLLSQPHLAGEREGEEHGGGGEEEEEDGYGDFKRYPVTHSLPKQVKLGCPPPMLHAKKPRSAEERRPARPPPRKPQRHSLPAPPPPSVCPPPPPHGPMRELPAPPQEKASWRFARPCVTFFSRQVPTRSSVPPKSRAPALGSKQRAKSFSAADLATRVEPNKRSLSFRKLLELRVSVKMLPKLLAKGGHSLDGTDGEFKRAQRPNSCIGEVGIGEVGIGDDDDGSAEYENVPLYEEIPEYMNLPFHGGGPGWSQDGDDSDVYEAQDPYHGFGEDHGLSHRQRRDVHSDDDDEGARSWDEEEEEEDDNSSSSSKEHVDPADRQLEDESKRKKVAHIAQEIMSSEKVFVDVLKLLHIDFRDTVAKATRQNGKPVVDERVLSQVLYYLPQLYQLNKDLLRELEERVAHWSEHQRLADIFVQKGPYLKMYSTYIRQFDNNVALLDEHCRKNPGFAAVVQDFETSARCASLALKHYLLKPVQRIPQYQLLLTDYLKNLPRDSEDYKDTEAALSIVKEVANHANDIMKQGDNFQKLMQIQYSLNGHQEIVQPGRVFLKEGTLMKLSRKVMQPRMFFLFNDALMYTTPVQSAQYKLNCVLSLAGMKVSKPSQEAYQNELNIESVERSFILSASSATERDEWLEAIAKAIRDHAKKKISFTSSRSQEEGDDSPDSGAPLGSKAPIWIPDLRATMCMICTCEFTLTWRRHHCRACGKVVCQACSANKYYLEYLKNQPARVCDHCFAKLQENNDRRASSSASPIKSGAFSFTRKQKKIPAALKEVSANTENSSMSGYLSRSKGNKKQWKRLWFVIKNKVLYTYAASEDVAALESQPLLGFFLREEKNGPAQKLQFKLYHKNTLFYIFRADDIPTARRWIEAFQEAMILEQ